The following are encoded together in the Ralstonia insidiosa genome:
- a CDS encoding DUF2891 domain-containing protein — MPFTVELTVKQASDLAALPLRSLYHEYPNHIMHLLNGVEDVLSPRDMHPVFYGCYDWHSAVHGYWLLARCARLYPSLPQQDAITKLFDEHFTVENMQKECAYFQAPGRTSFERPYGFAWVMALAQELDVWQHPRAKDWLKAMEPLTAEIRSRILSYFTKLSYPIRVGTHYNSAFALKLILDFARHRRDAELGELVVSASRRYYGEDTNYPAHYEPGGDEFLSAALTEALLMSDVLPAGEFAGWFAQYLPVPGHIDRLLAPAHVSDHSDPKIAHLNGLNLSRAWCMKRIAARLPESAPAKAVLDTAATLHIEAGLPHVISGEYAGEHWLATFAMLALEPVH, encoded by the coding sequence ATGCCATTCACCGTCGAACTCACCGTCAAGCAGGCTTCGGATCTGGCAGCGCTGCCGCTGCGCTCGCTATATCACGAGTATCCGAACCACATCATGCATCTGCTGAACGGGGTGGAGGATGTGCTTTCGCCGCGCGACATGCATCCGGTGTTCTACGGCTGCTACGACTGGCATTCGGCGGTGCATGGCTATTGGCTGCTGGCGCGCTGTGCGCGGCTGTATCCGTCTCTGCCACAGCAGGATGCCATTACGAAGCTGTTTGACGAGCACTTCACTGTCGAGAACATGCAGAAGGAGTGCGCGTATTTCCAGGCGCCGGGGCGCACATCGTTTGAGCGCCCATACGGCTTCGCCTGGGTCATGGCGTTGGCGCAGGAGTTGGACGTCTGGCAGCATCCCAGGGCCAAAGATTGGCTGAAAGCCATGGAGCCGCTAACGGCAGAAATCCGCAGCCGCATCCTCAGCTACTTCACCAAGCTGAGTTATCCGATCCGGGTCGGCACGCATTACAACAGCGCCTTCGCGTTGAAGCTGATCCTGGATTTCGCGCGGCATCGCCGCGATGCGGAGTTGGGGGAACTGGTGGTGTCCGCCTCGCGCCGCTATTACGGGGAAGACACCAACTATCCGGCGCACTACGAGCCGGGCGGCGACGAGTTCTTGTCAGCCGCGTTGACCGAAGCCTTGTTGATGTCGGACGTGCTGCCGGCCGGCGAGTTTGCCGGCTGGTTTGCCCAGTACCTGCCAGTGCCAGGCCATATCGACCGCCTCCTGGCACCTGCGCATGTCAGCGACCATAGCGACCCCAAGATCGCCCACCTGAACGGCTTGAACCTGAGCCGAGCCTGGTGCATGAAGCGGATTGCTGCGCGCCTTCCGGAAAGCGCGCCAGCCAAGGCCGTGCTGGATACAGCTGCGACGCTCCATATCGAGGCGGGGCTGCCGCATGTGATCAGCGGGGAATATGCTGGTGAGCACTGGCTGGCAACCTTCGCCATGCTGGCATTGGAGCCGGTTCATTGA
- a CDS encoding DUF979 domain-containing protein, with the protein MSTLLTINTVFYLIGFIVMLLVGMTLRDKGNPKRLTTALFWFLFGFVFLFSDLMVSTLGKPMAYRIVGVIVVAISLIAGAGLLSIGTYRQRTAEQLHASANKLRNRLFVPALLIPLITVLCTLLLKGVSVGGMYILDQKQLTLTALCVSCVCAILVGWGLTGGSPLHAVRESRRLLDSIGWAAVLPQMLAMLGGVFVAAQTGKSVQDIVSLFADPNNRFLLVVIYCVGMALFTMIMGNAFAAFPVLTAGIALPLLVVGQHADPAPLVTIGMLAGYCGTLMTPMGANYNIVPAALLELKDKYLVIKTQIPTALVLLSANILLMYFLAFR; encoded by the coding sequence ATGAGCACACTGCTGACCATTAACACCGTTTTCTATCTGATCGGCTTTATCGTGATGCTGCTGGTTGGCATGACACTGCGAGATAAGGGCAACCCAAAACGCCTGACGACGGCATTGTTCTGGTTCCTGTTCGGCTTTGTATTTCTGTTCAGTGACTTGATGGTTTCAACGCTCGGCAAGCCGATGGCGTATCGCATTGTCGGGGTGATCGTTGTGGCGATCTCGTTGATTGCCGGTGCTGGCTTGCTGTCAATCGGCACCTACAGACAGCGCACTGCAGAACAACTCCATGCCTCCGCGAACAAGCTGCGTAATCGGCTGTTTGTGCCGGCGCTGCTGATCCCACTCATCACGGTGCTCTGTACGCTGTTACTCAAGGGTGTCTCCGTGGGTGGCATGTACATCCTGGATCAGAAGCAACTGACCTTGACCGCGCTCTGCGTGAGCTGTGTGTGTGCCATCTTGGTCGGCTGGGGGCTGACCGGTGGGTCGCCGCTGCATGCGGTGCGAGAGTCGCGGCGTCTGCTGGACTCGATCGGCTGGGCGGCGGTGTTGCCGCAGATGCTGGCGATGCTGGGTGGCGTGTTTGTGGCGGCCCAGACGGGCAAATCGGTGCAGGACATCGTGAGCCTGTTTGCCGATCCGAATAACCGCTTCCTGCTGGTGGTGATCTACTGCGTGGGCATGGCGCTGTTCACCATGATCATGGGCAATGCGTTTGCGGCATTCCCGGTGCTGACGGCGGGTATTGCGCTGCCGCTGCTGGTGGTTGGCCAGCACGCCGATCCCGCGCCGCTGGTGACCATCGGCATGTTGGCCGGCTACTGCGGGACATTGATGACCCCCATGGGCGCCAACTACAACATCGTGCCGGCCGCGCTGTTGGAGTTGAAGGACAAGTATCTCGTCATCAAGACGCAGATCCCGACCGCGCTGGTGTTGCTGAGCGCCAATATCCTGCTCATGTATTTCCTGGCTTTCCGCTAG